CATATAAACAATACCAAAGCCGGCGTCTAGGTCTTTCTTGTGCAATACCTCGACGTGTGAAATTTGCGCCGATAACTTATCCCGTAGCGTGTCAGCCAATAATGTTGAGCGATCTTTACCACCTTTCCCTTGTCGCACGATGATTTGGTGCTGAGCAAAGTCAATATCCTTCACCCGCAAGCGAAGACACTCAGAGACCCGCAGACCAGAGCTGTACATCAGCTCAGCCATAAGACGCTTCTGCCCTGCCAAGCGATCAATCACTCCGCACGCCTCAGCATGAGAAAACACCACAGGAATTTTAACCTTGCGCTTCGCCTGTTCGAAAGCCAGCTGACCTATTTCGCGCTGATAAAATTGCCGATACAAATACACGATGGCGTTCAACGCCGTCGACTGGGTACTCGGTGAAGCATACTGGTGCACACTCAGCCAACTGAGAAACTGCTCAACCTCACGCGCGCCCATCTCCTTCGGATGACGCTTACGGTGAAAAAGAATAAAGCGTCTTATCCAATAGATGTAAGTACGCTCTGTTGACCAACTTTTATT
Above is a window of Sinobacterium caligoides DNA encoding:
- a CDS encoding integron integrase; the protein is MRCSNAVTDDIPPVIPPNPPRLLDQVRAFIRQQNKSWSTERTYIYWIRRFILFHRKRHPKEMGAREVEQFLSWLSVHQYASPSTQSTALNAIVYLYRQFYQREIGQLAFEQAKRKVKIPVVFSHAEACGVIDRLAGQKRLMAELMYSSGLRVSECLRLRVKDIDFAQHQIIVRQGKGGKDRSTLLADTLRDKLSAQISHVEVLHKKDLDAGFGIVYMPYALAKKCPSNASSLHWQFLFPSANLAKDPRDGCYKRHHRHISYIQKALKRALIEANIRKQASCHTFRHSFATGLMERGYDIRTIQQLLGHSDVATTEIYTHVLNRGGLGVISPMDLSIV